The Hymenobacter sp. DG01 sequence CAGCTGTGAGGGGAGCTTTACCTTCAAACCATGCCCGAGAAGGCTGCAACCCAAAATAAGTATTCAGCCACCGGACTTCCCCCTTTTTTGGCCGTGACCCAGACAGCCCCTGCCCGCACGAGGGTTTGCTAAGCGAAAGAGATAATGCTCCTGCTATCCAGTAATAGAGTGCACGCATAACCAAACAATCTAGATAAAATCCTTTACGCCGCTACCTCGGCCTTTGACCCGGCCGAGGGGGTAGGGCGGGGGGCAGCGTCAAACAGAAATTCATTGAGGCGGGCGCGGAGGTCGGCGGGGGCGAGGTTGCGGAACACTTCGCCCCCGCGTACTAAGGAAATCTGGCTGGTTTCCTCGCTGACTACCAGTACAATGGCGTCGGTAACTTCGGTGAGGCCGATGGCGGCGCGGTGGCGCAACCCCATAGAAGCCGGTACATCGGGGTTTTCGCTGACGGGTAGAATGCAGCGGGCGGCCTTAATGCGGCCGTTGCTGATGATAACGGCCCCATCGTGCAGAGGGCTGGTTTTGTTGAAGATGCTCATGAGCAGGCGCTTGCTCACGGTGGCGTCGATCAGGTCGCCGGAGTCGGCGAAGAACTTCAGGTCGGAGGCCATGCTGAAGGCAATGAGGGCCCCGGTCTGCTTGCCGGCCAGACTTTTGGCCGCCTCAATAAACGGCGTGACGTTCATGCGCTCCTGGGTTTGCTCGCGCCGCCACGGAAACACGCGCAGGCGGTTGCCGAAGGAGGTAGCCTTGCCCACATTTAGCAAAAACCGCCTGATTTCCTGCTGGAAAAGGATGATGCCCGCTAACACCCCCACGCTCATAAACTGCCCCAAGATGCTGGTCAGCAGCTCCATGCCCAGGGCCTTCACTACCAGATAAAACAGGTAGAGCGACATAAAGCCCAGAAATACTTTCAGGGCCACGCTCCCTGTCAGCAGCTTATAGAGCTGGTAAAACAAGGCCGTGACCAGTAGCACGTCCACGACGTCTATCCAGCCAATGCGCAGGAAGCCGATGGTGAAAGCGCCAATCACGAAGCAGGGGGTAGGGAAAAGGTGTTCGAAACGAGCTGAATAGTCTGGACTGCTTCCGCAACATCATGTACGCGCAGCAGCCGGGCCCCGTTGAGCACGGCTAGGGTATTCACGGCAATGGTGCCGGTGAGGGCGGCCTCCGGCGTCAGGCCCAGGGGCTTATACACCATGCTTTTCCGCGAGAGGCCTGCCAGAATAGGCAGGCCCAGCACCTGCAGCTCCGGCAGCCGCCGCAGCAGCTCGTGGCTTTGGGCTGGGGTTTTGGCAAACCCGAAGCCGGGGTCCAGCACCACATCCACTACCCCGTGCTGGCGCAGCAAAGCCAGCTTGTCGCGGAAGTAGCGCACCAGCTCCAGCACCATGTCGCCCTCGTAGTGGGTGTGCTGGGTCATGGTTTGGGGTGTGCCGCGCATGTGCATCAGGATGTAGGGCACGCCCAGGCGGCCGGCGGTGGGTAGCATCTCCTCATCCAGAGTGCCCCCGCTGATGTCGTTAAGGATGTCGGCGCCAGCGGCTATGGCCTCGGTAGCTACCTCAGCCCGGAAGGTGTCCACGGAGAGAAAGGCTTGCGGAAACTCCCGACGCACGGCTTCTACGGCGGGCAGCAGGCGGCGCTTTTCCTCGTCTATAGGAATATGCTCGGCACCGGGGCGGGAAGAGTAGCCGCCTAAATCCAGCACGGCGGCCCCGGCTTGCAGCATCTGCTCGGCCCGGTGCAATAGCTCGTCTTCGCTACCCATGCGGTTGCCCGCAAAGAACGAATCAGGCGTCAGGTTCAGGATGCCTATCACCTGGGGCTGGCGCAGATCCAGCACCCGCCCGCCGGGGCAGCGCAGAGTTAGCCTCGGGGAAAAGCACGTATCTTGCGGGGCCTGGAGGAGCATGGTGGGAGCGGAAAGAGGGCGTCATGCTGACGGTAGTATTCGCGCGGCCGAGGCATTGCGCGGGCTGCCGGGGCAAGGCGCTGAACACCTTCCCGCGAGCCGCTTTCTCTGTCAGCATGACAATGGGCGGATTGCAACAAAATAGGCTGAAAAACTTGGAGAATCAAACCCAGCACGAATACGACCGGGTCATTGCGCGGTGCCGCCAGCTGTTTCTGGCTAAAACTCACGACTATGGCACGGCCTGGCGCATTATGCGCCTACCCTCCGTTACCGACCAAATCTATATTAAGGCCCAGCGCATCCGCAGCATTCAGGAAAAAGGCACGCAGCTGGTTGCCGATGGGGTAGAGGAGGAGTTCGTGGCCATCATCAACTACTGCATCATTGCCCTCATGCAGCTTGGGCTGCCCGCTGAAGCTCCGCTGGAACTGGAACCGGCCGCCGTGGCCCTGGCCTACGATGAGCAGGTAGCCGAAAACCGCCGCTTGCTGTTCGCCAAAAACCACGATTATGGCGAAGCCTGGCGGCAGATGCGCATTGAAAGCATCACCGACATTATTCTGATGAAGCTGCACCGCACCAAGCAGATTGAGGACCTGGGCGGCCTGACCCGCGTATCGGAAGGCGTGGAGGCCAACTACCGCGACATGCTGAACTACGCCGTGTTTGTGCTAATTAAGATGGGGTTTGCCGATGTTGAAGGGGGTAGCAGAATAGTTGGGTAAACAGCTCCTGAGCCTACATTTGCGTATCAGCCTCAGCCGCTTGTGTTGAAACCTTGCTTGCAAAGCAACTGCATCAGCGGTAGCGCGGTTACTTCGCTACTCACTTACTCTGCTACTCCCCGTAGTTCATGAAACAACTTACCCGTATTTGCTGGCTGCTGCTGGGCGTCGTGTTTATCTTCTCGGGGCTGGTCAAGCTCAACGACCCCGTTGGGACGGCCCTGAAGCTGGAAGAATATTTCGAGGTTTTCTCGAAGGACTTCGGCTCTTTCTTTGAAATCTTTATCCCGTATTCCCGCACCCTGAGCATCTTCTTGAGTTCCTTGGAGGTAGTGCTGGGGGTTGCCGTGCTGCTGCGCTGGATGCTGCGGCAAACCCTGTGGGTGCTGCTGGCCCTGCTGGTGTTCTTCGGGTTCCTGACTTTCTACTCGGCGGCCTTCAACAAGGTAACTGACTGCGGCTGCTTCGGCGACTTTATCAAGCTCACGCCCTGGACCTCGTTTGCCAAGGACCTGTTCCTGCTGCTGCTCTGGGCCGTGGTGTTTTATAACCAGCGCTACCTGCGCCGGGTGTTTGCCAAGGGCACGCTGGGCGTGATGTACATTACGCTGGCTTCGGCCGTGGCTATTGGCATTGGGGTACGCGCCCTGGGCCACCTGCCCTACTTCGATTTCCTGCCTTACAAGGAGGGCAACGACATTGCCAAGCTGATGAAGCCCCAGGAGCAGGCCAAGTATCAGTACGTGATGGAGCGCAACGGCGAAACCAAGACCTTCACGGAGTACCCTACTGACTCGACCTGGAAGTACAAGAGCATGGAGGTGCTAAACCCCCTGACGTCTAAGCCTGTCATTACGGACTTTGCCATTTTCGATGCGGAAGGGAAAGACCATACCCAGGAGGTGCTGACGGGTAACAAGCTGCTGCTGATTGTGCAGAGCGCCACCACCGCCGACCGGGACCGGTTCAAGGACATCACGCAACTGATGGAGGCCGCAGCCAAGTCGCGCAAGCAAATCCGGCCGCTCATCGTCACGAGCAGCAGCCCGCAGGATTTCGACGCTTTCCGCCACGATGTAAACCTGCCGGGTACCTACTACTTCGCCGATGCTACCGTGCTGAAGTCTATGATTCGCTCGAACCCCGGCTTTATTGTGCTGCAGAACGGGGTAGTAAAAGGCAAGTTCCACTACCACGACATTCCCGACGCTAGCAAGCTCGAAACGCTGCTGTAAATCAGTTGCCGGTTGCCGGTTGCCAGTTTTCAGGAATTTCCTGTTAATAACCGGCAACCGGCAACCGGCAACTGGCAACTGAACAAGATGCTAGGTTTTATTCTGAGCCGTTTGTGGCAGGGCGTGCTGGTGCTGGTGGGGGTTGCCCTCACGGTGTTCTTCCTGTTTCAAGTGTTGCCCGGCGACCCGGTTGCCCTGCTGGCCGGCCAACGCTCCGACGCCGCCACCCGCGCCGCCATTGCCGCCGACCTGGGCCTCGACCAGCCCCTGCCGGGCCAACTGCTGGGCTACCTCAACGACGTGTCGCCGGTGGGCGTGCACCCGCGCGACTCGGCGGGGGTAGCGAAATACGGCGGCGTGCAGGTCCTACCCCTCGGCGCGGAGCAAAGCCTGGTGCTGAAGACGCCCTACCTGCGCCGGTCCTTTCAAAGTAACAAAGAGGTGCTCAGCATCCTGCTCGACCACTTCACCGGCACCCTGTGGCTGGCTTTGGCCGCTATGCTGCTGGCGGCGGTGTTGGGCATCGGGCTGGGGGTAGTAGCTGCCCTTAAGCCGCACTCCTGGCTCGATCGGGCGTTGGTATCTACTTCGGTACTGGGTATTTCGGTGCCTTCCTTCGTGGCGGCCATCCTGATTGCTATGACGTTTGGGTTTTACTGGAGCTCTTGGACGGGCCTCAACCTGACCGGGCAGCTCTACGAAACCGACCCCTTCTCGGGACGCCATCTGGTCCTGAAAAACCTGCTGCTGCCGGCCTTTGCCCTCGGCATCCGGCCCCTGGCCGTTATTGTGCAGCTTACCCGCTCCTCCATGCTGGATGTGATGAGCCAGGACTACATCCGCACGGCCCGCGCCAAAGGCCTTTCGGGCTACCGCACGGTGGTAGGCCACGCCCTCAAAAACGCCCTGAACCCGGTAATTACGGCCGTGTCGGGCTGGCTGGCTTCTCTGATGGCCGGGGCGTTTTTTATCGAGTACATTTTCAACTGGAAGGGCCTGGGAACCGTTACGCTACGGGCCGTCGAGAACCTCGATTTTCCGGTGGTTATGGGCGCTACCATCTTTATTGCGGCCCTGTTCGTGCTCGTCAATATTGTGGTCGATGTGCTCTACGCCGTGCTTGACCCGCGGGTAAAGCTTTCTGCTTAAAGCAGATTTTTGATTAGTATATAATAAAGCGTATTTACGCAGGTATTATCATTTTCCTATTCATTCAAACACATCCTTTTTCATGGAGCAATCTTCTACTCCACCAGTTGTTCACCCCATTCATCAGCCCCAGTACGTACAAGTGCCTATGTACGCGCAGGTAGCTCCGCCCGTTAGCACCGGAGACTGGATTGGTACTTCTTTATTGATGATGATTCCGGTGGTTAATTTTGTTTTGCTGCTGGTGTGGGCTTTCAGCAGCGGTACTAATCCCAGTAAAGCGAATTGGGCCAAAGCCAATTTGATTTTTATGCTGGTATTTAGTGTTTTAGGACTCTTCTTCTTTCTTACCGTAGGTGCGGCTCTGATGAATGTCCGATAACCTTCTACCTTTCTCACTTACCTCAACCCATCCTGGCCAGCCGGCCGGGGTGGGTCGTTTGTTTCTTATAGGCATGCCGGGGGCGGGTAAAACTACCCTGGGCCGGGGCCTGGCCACGGCCTACCAGCTGCCTTTCCTGGACCTTGATGAAGAAATTGTGCGGCGCGAGCAGCGCAGCGTGTCCGAGATATTCGCCCAGGACGGGGAGGAGTACTTCCGGCAGCGTGAGGCCGATGTGCTGCGCGAGGTAGTGGCCGCCTATCCCTCCCTGGTGCTGGCAACCGGTGGGGGCACTCCCTGCTTTCATCACAACCTGGAAGTGCTGCTTGAAACTGGCCTGACCCTGTACCTGGCCGTGCCCGTGGAGGAACTGGTGCGGCGCCTGCAGGCCGTAGCGGCTTCCCGGCCCCTGCTGGCCAGCCTGCCCGATGCGGCCGGGCTCGAACTGCGCCTGCGCGAAACCTTAGCCGCCCGTCAGCGGTTTTACGACCGCGCGCCGCTGCGCTGCACGGCCCCTACCTGTTCTCTGGAAGCCGTGCAGCAGCTGGTGGCGCGTTACAACGCGCTGGCATAAGCGCCGGCGCTGGTCCGGCATTTGCGCTGGCATACGTATTTTTGCGTCCTCATCATTCCTGCATTGGTATGAACACTACCTCCGAACCTCTGGAAACCGACGTTAAGGTAACGGCGGTTAAAACGCCCGATGCCATCAAGCCCAAGCACAAAGGCTCGGCCCGCTTGTTTGAAAACCCGGTGCTGGAGCGCCTTACGCACACGCACATTGCGGCGCCGCTTTCCATTTTCTTCGCCGTGGCGGGCGTTAGCCTCTACTACGGGCTGAGCCGGGGGCTGCTGACGGGCCTGTCGGCGTTTGGCTTGTTCCTGGGCGGGTGGCTGCTCTTCACCCTGGCCGAGTACCTGATGCACCGCTTCGTGTATCATATGGACACGGATACGCCCCGCAAGGCCAAGTTTCAGTACACCATGCACGGGGTGCACCACGAGTTCCCCAAGGATGAAACCCGCCTAGCCATGCCCCCCATCCTGACGGTGTTCGTCACGTCGCTGTTGTTTTTCATCTTCCGCTTCACCTTCGGTAACGCGGGCTTTGGTATTCTGGCGGGCTTTGTGTTCGGCTATGCATTGTATCTGTTCGTGCACTACGCCATTCACGTATATGCCCCCCCGAAGAACTTCCTGAAGTTCTGGTGGCACCACCACGCCCAGCACCATTACCGCCAGGATGAAATTGCTTTTGGGGTAAGTACCACGCTCTGGGACCACATCATTGGTACTATGCCGGAGAAAAAACGGTAAACGCTTTCTAGAAAAGCAAACATTACATTTGATAAACACAAAAGACCGGTATATTTATGCCGGTCTTTTGTGTTTATTCTAGATGTTATGTATTTCCTCCAGTATTGTAATGCTATGTGTGAGAAGGAAGCAAGTGGGGCTGGCTTATACCCGTGTATGCCTGATATGAGTACCCCGCGTCTGCCCATTCCTGCCTTCCTCATACGTTCACCCTATGCTAAAAAATTACTTGCGCAAAGGCCTGCTGGTGGCCCTGTTAACCAGCTCCGTGGCTGCCAAGGCCCAGTATTTATTTAAAAGTGCTGCCGTAAACGGGCTGGGCCCCTACATCCAGAACTTCGACGCGCTGGCCGGCACCAACGCCACATTTGTCAGCAACACCACGCTGGTGGGAGTGTACGCCCGCACCACCTTCGACAATCCTTCAATCCCCGGGGAGTACGAATCGGGGGTGCGGACGTATGGAACGGTACCACTAAGCGCCGACGACGGATCGAGAGGCGAGTCGAGGGATGTGTATGGCCAGCCCGATGGGGCGGCGTGGTACCATTTCGGGGCGCCTGGTTCCACCGACCGAGCCCTGGGCGGCATTGCGGCTACCAACACCTCCCCGGGCATCGGCTACGTGGGCATCCGGCTCAAGAACACCTCGGGGGTACCCATCAAGAACCTGGAGGTACAGTATGCCATGGAGCAGTGGTACAACTCCAGCCAGACCTTGGCCGCGCAGGTAAGCGTCGATTATCAGCGCAGCGCCGCCGCCATTACAAGCCTCAAGAACGGAACATGGACTTCGGTGCCCGAACTGGGGGTAGTGGCGCCATCTACTTCTACGGCCATTGCGGCCCGCGACGGTAACGCAGCCACCAACCGCCGGGTGCTGCGAACCACCCTCGTGGGCCTGAACCTAGCTAACAACGAGGAAATCATGATCCGGTGGTCGTACGTGTTCAACACCCAAACCAACGGCAACGGCTTGTCTATTGATGACGTGGTCATCACTCCGCAAACCAACGTGTTTTACTCCGATCTGGCCGGCGACATTGATAAAACCAACAGCTGGGGCACTACCATTGGCAGCAATGGGCAGGTAGGCGGAGCCAAGCCCAGTAACTTTTCTGCCCCCGACCAGACCTTTTACGTGCGCGGCACGGATGGCACCGCCAACCGGGTGCAGCAAGGCAACGCCTGGACCGTGAGTGGTCAGAACTCCAAGATTATCGTGGGTATTCCGGCCTCGCCGGCCATTGGCTCTACCCCGGCCATGCCCGCCGTTCCAGCTACTCTGGTCGTGGCCGATGGGAACCGAACGGTAGTAGGTACCGTGGATGTAGCCGAGGGCTCAACCCTACGTATTCTGCGCCCCGATGCTACCAACATGACCCTGGGGGCTCTGGCCACGACCAGCACAGTGGAGTACGTGGGCGACGCGACCATAGCCCATACCATCCGGCCGGCCAGCTACGGCAACCTGGTGCTTGCGGGGGAGGGTAGCAAAACCCTGGGCGGCGACATTCTGGTGAATGGTACCCTGGACCTGGGCAACACCGCCAAGCTGACCCTGGGAGCCTACAACGTAACCCTTACCCGTCCCGACCTTGCCGCCGATTACCAGGGTAGCATCCGCAATGCCGGTAGCTCGGCCTACATCGTTACCAACGGGCTGGGGGCTTTGCGCCAAACGGTACCCAATACCGGCCTGGATGTACTGTACCCTATCGGAACCGCCACCAGCTATACCCCGGCCAGTCTGAAGCAGTCGGCGGCGCAAAGCGAGGATGTGTTTGCCGTGCGTGTAGCCGATGGTACGTACACCCAGTACAATGCCAACGGCACCGGTGCCGGCACGGTGGTAGCCTACCAGAACGTAAAGAAAACCTGGCATGTGGCGGAAGAGGTAGCCGGCAACTCCGATGTAACCCTGACTCTGCAGTGGAACGCCGCCGATGCTACTCCGGATTTTGTGCCGGCCGCGGCCCATATCAACCACTATAGAGGCGGCGCCTGGGACCGGTACATCTCCGTCGCGCCCCCCACTACCGTGGCCCCGAACGTGTACGCCATCAGCCGTCCGGGCATTACCAGCTTTTCACCTTTCGGTGTTTCCTCCCGCAGCCCCGGGGTGTTGCCGGTACAGCTGACCAGCTTCACGGCCGCGCCGGTGGGCTCTGTGGTCCGCTGCGTGTGGCAAACCGCCGCTGAGCTCAACAACGCGCGGTTTGTGGTAGAGCGCAGCGCAACGGGCCAGTCGTTCCAGGCCATTGGTACCGTAGCCGGCCGTGGCACTGCCAACACCAGCCACCACTACCAGTTCACCGATGCTACCCCCCTGGCAGGGGTCAACTATTACCGGTTGCGCCAGGTAGATACCGATGGCACCGAAACCCTTTCCGACGTAGCGGTGGTAACTACTGCCGGGGCCAGCGTTGCCCACGTAACGCCCAACCCAGGCGTTAGCAAGTTCCGGGTGGTAGTGCCGGCCGGAGCCGGTTCAGAGCAAGGCGAAGTCCTCAACATCCTCGGAGCTACCGTGGCGATGGTTGGGCCTGATGGCCACTTCGAGCTGGCCGGCCAGCCAGCAGGCGTTTATCTGGTGCGCGTCCGCACTCCTCAGGGCGTACAAACGGCTCGGGTTATTAAAGAGTAAGAAACGAGAGCCTTTTACACGAAAAAGCCGCGCCCGGATATTGGACGCGGCTTTTTCGCGTGTATGGGTGTGAGCGTTGCGGTCCTTAGGAGCGGCGGAAACGATTCACGATAAACCACAGCAGCAGTACAATCAAAAACACACCGATCAGGCCGGTCCAGGCGCCCGCCTTGAAGATGGTGCCAATAGCGTCGCAGCTGCTCAGCGAAAAGGTAAGCAGCACCAGAAAAGCAAGCGTGAGGGGAAAGCGTAAGGTAGTCATGGCATAGGGAGAGAAGGTGGAACGTGAGCCACTCAATACAGCTCTTATGGCATGTACTACTCCTCCCGGAAAAAGGTTGATGCCCAAGCCCTATCCCCAGCCGCAAATCAAACATACAAAGGCTTGAATGCCCCCGTCGGGTTGAAGCAGATTTCCGGCTCCTGCTTGCCTGGCTGCCAACCGGCCAATATTCCTTAGTAGCCTAACAGCTGTAGCTGGCCCGCCTTAACTTTTTGGTGCCTACCGCTTACCCGGCTGCCCTTGCCAATAGGTACAGCCACAGTGCAGGCTAACCGGAAACGGTAGAGAATCAGAAAAAACGCTCAAAATCGTCTAGAAACAAAGAAGCCCGCCGGGTATTGACGGGCATGCCCTAGGCCGGAAAATGCTGGTCGAGCAGCTGTTGGAGTTTAGCGGCCGTCAGGGGCTTTTCTATTACGCCGTTGAAGGGCAGGCCCCGCAGCAGGTCCAGGTCCCGCTCAACGGAGGCGCTGGTGAGCAGTAGCACCACAATGCCCTGCCGCTGGGTGGAGGGCAGGTGCTGGTAGGCCTGAAGAAACTCAATGCCGTTCAGCACCGGCATGTTCAGGTCAAGTAGAATCAGCTGTGGGCACTGCGCCTTATCCGGCCCCTGGCATGCGTCGGCCAGCGTGCGTAGGGCCTGTGCCCCGTCCTCGGCCACCAACAGGTACTCGGTCAGGCCGGCGCGCTGAATCAGCATCTTATGGAGAAAATTGGCGGTCGTGTCATCATCGACCAGCAGCACACTCGATAGGCGAGGCATGGAGAGGGTAGTAGGAAAGAAGGTAGAGACGCCCGCTTCTAGGCCGGAAAGGTGAGGGTGAACGTGGTGCCTACGTTCTTCTGGCTGGCGACAGCCACGGTCCCGCCCGCATTTTCCACAATCTTTTTGACCGCATAAAGCCCCACGCCCGAGCCCTCGACGTGGGTGTGCAGGCGTTGGAAGAGTTGAAACAGGCGATGCTGCTGCTGGTCGCTCAGCCCAAGGCCGTTGTCTTGCACCGTGAGCACCAGTGAGTCGTCGGCTGGCTGGCAGCTGATGCGCACGCGGGGCGTCCGCTCGGGGTGGCGGTACTTTAGGGCGTTGCTCAACAGGTTATACACCAGGCTGCGCAGGTTCTTGGGCGAAAACACCCGCGGCTGCGTGTTCTGAACGGCTACCTCGAGCACAGCGCCGGTGGCCTGAAACTGGAAGTGCAGATCCTCTTGCACATCCTCGATGATGGCGGCCAGCGACACGGGCTCGGCGGGCTGGGCAAACTCGGCTTGCAGCCGGCTTACGTCGGTCAGGTGGGCGATGGTGCGCTTAAAGCGCTCAATGGACTCCTGCATTCGGGCCAGCACCGGTGCTACCTGCTCGTCGGCGCGCACGGCAGCGGGCAGCAACTCCGGCAAGAGCGCCAGCAGGCCCTCAATATTGCTAATCGGAGACTTCAAGTCGTGAGAGGCCGTGTAAACGAAGTTGTCCAGGTCCACGTTGGTGCGCACCAACTGGCTGTTGCTTGCGTGCAGCTCCTCGTTACTGGTCTGCAACTCCTGATTAAGGTGCTGCACCTGCTGGCGCGCCAGTACCTGGTCGGTCACATCTACGGCCACGCAGGCAATGCGGTGCACCTGCCCCTGTGCATCACGTAGGGGCTCAAATACAAAATTAAAGTAGCTTATTTGCCCCGCCTCGTGGTAGGCTAAGTGCGCACCCAGCTCCTTCACTGTTACTTGCTCGCCCTCCCAGGCCCGGCGCAGCAACTCGGGCAGGCCCTGGCTCACCAGTTCCGGCAACGCCTGCAGATAGGGCCGGCCGAGGAGTTGCGCCTGGGAATGGCCCAGAATGTGTTCCATGAGCGGGTTCACCAGCTCAAATACATAGTGGGGCCCCTGCACCACCCAAATGGCCGTGGGTGCCTGCTCAAACAGAGCTTCGACTAAGCGCTGCTGGACCTCGCGCTGCTGGCGGGCCAGCACCTGCTCCGTGACGTCGTAGGCATAGGTAACAAAGCCATCAATCTGCCCGGCCTCATTGCGGCGAGCCTGGTAGGTGAGGTCGAAGTAAATGTCCTCTACAGGGCCTTCCGCCGTGCGGGCCAGGGGCACCAGCACCTCGTTGGCTTCAAAGGGCTCCCCCGTGTCGTAAACGTGATGCAGAATAGCCATTAAGGGCTGGTCGGCTACTTCAGGCAAGGCATCCACCAGGCGCTTGCCCAGCAGCTCGCGGCCCGGAAACATGGCTTGGTAGCGCGGATTAACAAACTCATAGACCCACTCCGGCCCGTCGAAAATGCAGATGCTGGCCGGGGCCCGCATAAAGAGCTCGTGCCACTGGCGGCGCTGGCGCTCGGCGGCCGACTGCGCCGCTTCCAGCTGGCGGGTCCGCTCCTGCACCCGGGTTTCCAATTCCTGATTGAGCTGCTGCGCCTGTTGCCGCTGGGCTTCGAGCTGCTGGCGGGCCAGCACGTGCTCGGTCACGTCCACCACCATCGTTATAATCCCAATGACGTCGGCCCTTTCGTTGCGCCAGGGCTGGTAGACCGCGCGGTAATACCCGAGTTCCTTCCGCTCCGAATGAGTGCGGTCGAAGAGGACCGGTAGGTCGTTGTAAACGAACGCTTCGCCTTGCAGCACGCGCCGGAAAGCCTCGTCCAAGCCTTGTTCGCGCAGCAGCGGCAAAGCCTCAAACAAGGGCTTGTTCAGAAGCTGGGCCCGCGGCAGGCCCATAATGGCGGCTCCTTCCTCGTTGAGGAACTCCACCACAAAGTCCGGGCCCCGCATGACGTTAATGCCCATGGGGGCCTGCTGTAGAATGCTTTGCAGACTCTCCATCTGCCGCCGGGTCGCCTCTTCCAGCGCTTGGGCTTGCGCGCGCTCACGGGTTTGGCTGGCCGCCAGCTCGGCCTCGGCCTGCACCCGCTCGGTCACGTTGACGATGCTGTGCACGAGGCCGGTGACGGTGCCCTGCGCGTCGCGGATGGCGCTGTTAGTGGGGTCCCAATAGCGCCCCATGAGCTGACCGGGGGCGGCTGGGTTAGGCACGTTGTAGTGCTGCACGGCCATGTGGTGCGGCTCCCCCGTGGCCAGCACCTGCTGCAAAGAGGCCCGCAGGC is a genomic window containing:
- the cdaA gene encoding diadenylate cyclase CdaA, which codes for MIGAFTIGFLRIGWIDVVDVLLVTALFYQLYKLLTGSVALKVFLGFMSLYLFYLVVKALGMELLTSILGQFMSVGVLAGIILFQQEIRRFLLNVGKATSFGNRLRVFPWRREQTQERMNVTPFIEAAKSLAGKQTGALIAFSMASDLKFFADSGDLIDATVSKRLLMSIFNKTSPLHDGAVIISNGRIKAARCILPVSENPDVPASMGLRHRAAIGLTEVTDAIVLVVSEETSQISLVRGGEVFRNLAPADLRARLNEFLFDAAPRPTPSAGSKAEVAA
- the folP gene encoding dihydropteroate synthase, whose amino-acid sequence is MLLQAPQDTCFSPRLTLRCPGGRVLDLRQPQVIGILNLTPDSFFAGNRMGSEDELLHRAEQMLQAGAAVLDLGGYSSRPGAEHIPIDEEKRRLLPAVEAVRREFPQAFLSVDTFRAEVATEAIAAGADILNDISGGTLDEEMLPTAGRLGVPYILMHMRGTPQTMTQHTHYEGDMVLELVRYFRDKLALLRQHGVVDVVLDPGFGFAKTPAQSHELLRRLPELQVLGLPILAGLSRKSMVYKPLGLTPEAALTGTIAVNTLAVLNGARLLRVHDVAEAVQTIQLVSNTFSLPPAS
- a CDS encoding DUF1599 domain-containing protein; translated protein: MENQTQHEYDRVIARCRQLFLAKTHDYGTAWRIMRLPSVTDQIYIKAQRIRSIQEKGTQLVADGVEEEFVAIINYCIIALMQLGLPAEAPLELEPAAVALAYDEQVAENRRLLFAKNHDYGEAWRQMRIESITDIILMKLHRTKQIEDLGGLTRVSEGVEANYRDMLNYAVFVLIKMGFADVEGGSRIVG
- a CDS encoding BT_3928 family protein, producing the protein MKQLTRICWLLLGVVFIFSGLVKLNDPVGTALKLEEYFEVFSKDFGSFFEIFIPYSRTLSIFLSSLEVVLGVAVLLRWMLRQTLWVLLALLVFFGFLTFYSAAFNKVTDCGCFGDFIKLTPWTSFAKDLFLLLLWAVVFYNQRYLRRVFAKGTLGVMYITLASAVAIGIGVRALGHLPYFDFLPYKEGNDIAKLMKPQEQAKYQYVMERNGETKTFTEYPTDSTWKYKSMEVLNPLTSKPVITDFAIFDAEGKDHTQEVLTGNKLLLIVQSATTADRDRFKDITQLMEAAAKSRKQIRPLIVTSSSPQDFDAFRHDVNLPGTYYFADATVLKSMIRSNPGFIVLQNGVVKGKFHYHDIPDASKLETLL
- a CDS encoding ABC transporter permease, with amino-acid sequence MLGFILSRLWQGVLVLVGVALTVFFLFQVLPGDPVALLAGQRSDAATRAAIAADLGLDQPLPGQLLGYLNDVSPVGVHPRDSAGVAKYGGVQVLPLGAEQSLVLKTPYLRRSFQSNKEVLSILLDHFTGTLWLALAAMLLAAVLGIGLGVVAALKPHSWLDRALVSTSVLGISVPSFVAAILIAMTFGFYWSSWTGLNLTGQLYETDPFSGRHLVLKNLLLPAFALGIRPLAVIVQLTRSSMLDVMSQDYIRTARAKGLSGYRTVVGHALKNALNPVITAVSGWLASLMAGAFFIEYIFNWKGLGTVTLRAVENLDFPVVMGATIFIAALFVLVNIVVDVLYAVLDPRVKLSA
- a CDS encoding shikimate kinase, which codes for MSDNLLPFSLTSTHPGQPAGVGRLFLIGMPGAGKTTLGRGLATAYQLPFLDLDEEIVRREQRSVSEIFAQDGEEYFRQREADVLREVVAAYPSLVLATGGGTPCFHHNLEVLLETGLTLYLAVPVEELVRRLQAVAASRPLLASLPDAAGLELRLRETLAARQRFYDRAPLRCTAPTCSLEAVQQLVARYNALA
- a CDS encoding sterol desaturase family protein, whose protein sequence is MNTTSEPLETDVKVTAVKTPDAIKPKHKGSARLFENPVLERLTHTHIAAPLSIFFAVAGVSLYYGLSRGLLTGLSAFGLFLGGWLLFTLAEYLMHRFVYHMDTDTPRKAKFQYTMHGVHHEFPKDETRLAMPPILTVFVTSLLFFIFRFTFGNAGFGILAGFVFGYALYLFVHYAIHVYAPPKNFLKFWWHHHAQHHYRQDEIAFGVSTTLWDHIIGTMPEKKR
- a CDS encoding T9SS type A sorting domain-containing protein, whose translation is MLKNYLRKGLLVALLTSSVAAKAQYLFKSAAVNGLGPYIQNFDALAGTNATFVSNTTLVGVYARTTFDNPSIPGEYESGVRTYGTVPLSADDGSRGESRDVYGQPDGAAWYHFGAPGSTDRALGGIAATNTSPGIGYVGIRLKNTSGVPIKNLEVQYAMEQWYNSSQTLAAQVSVDYQRSAAAITSLKNGTWTSVPELGVVAPSTSTAIAARDGNAATNRRVLRTTLVGLNLANNEEIMIRWSYVFNTQTNGNGLSIDDVVITPQTNVFYSDLAGDIDKTNSWGTTIGSNGQVGGAKPSNFSAPDQTFYVRGTDGTANRVQQGNAWTVSGQNSKIIVGIPASPAIGSTPAMPAVPATLVVADGNRTVVGTVDVAEGSTLRILRPDATNMTLGALATTSTVEYVGDATIAHTIRPASYGNLVLAGEGSKTLGGDILVNGTLDLGNTAKLTLGAYNVTLTRPDLAADYQGSIRNAGSSAYIVTNGLGALRQTVPNTGLDVLYPIGTATSYTPASLKQSAAQSEDVFAVRVADGTYTQYNANGTGAGTVVAYQNVKKTWHVAEEVAGNSDVTLTLQWNAADATPDFVPAAAHINHYRGGAWDRYISVAPPTTVAPNVYAISRPGITSFSPFGVSSRSPGVLPVQLTSFTAAPVGSVVRCVWQTAAELNNARFVVERSATGQSFQAIGTVAGRGTANTSHHYQFTDATPLAGVNYYRLRQVDTDGTETLSDVAVVTTAGASVAHVTPNPGVSKFRVVVPAGAGSEQGEVLNILGATVAMVGPDGHFELAGQPAGVYLVRVRTPQGVQTARVIKE